The following proteins are co-located in the Paraburkholderia phytofirmans PsJN genome:
- the purL gene encoding phosphoribosylformylglycinamidine synthase yields MAHFSCFPGASALSDFRQTRLLETLTRIDPNITGVRGQYLHFVNAQTPLSAEDNAKIEALMHYGDPLEETKERDTAETFLVVPRFGTVSPWASKATDIAHLCGLTQVRRIERGVEYTVTLKSGLLGGKKALSDEARAAVAAALHDRMTESVSSSRDHALHLFDELPAKPLQTVDILSNGRGALETANTELGLALADDEIDYLVDAFTKLGRNPTDVELMMFAQANSEHCRHKIFNADWTIDGEKQDISLFNMIRNTEKLNPRGTIVAYSDNSAIMAGGMAERWFPRTPADLGPSELPEHYRRSNELTHTLMKVETHNHPTAISPFPGAATGAGGEIRDEGATGRGARPKAGLAGFTVSNLELPDGVEAWENARDAAQPLAQRNPDDKHEAYGRPDRIASPLQIMIDGPLGGAAFNNEFGRPNLGGYFRAYEQNVAGLVRGYHKPIMIAGGIGNISDQHTHKHDLPEGSLLIQIGGPGMRIGMGGGAASSMATGTNTAELDFDSVQRGNPEIERRAQEVINACWQLGEKNPILSIHDVGAGGLSNAFPEVVDGAGKGARFDLRKIQLEESGLSPREIWSNEAQERYVLAIAPADLPAFAAMCERERCPFAVIGTATAERQLKLIDSELNDDAAHQPVDMPMEVLLGKAPRMHRDVKRVERKLEPVDVTGLALSDVATSVLRHPTVASKSFLITIGDRSVGGTTARDQMVGPWQVPVADVAITTMDYAGFTGEAMTMAERTPLAVIDAPASGRMAVGEAVTNIAAAPIASLDKLKLSANWMAACGAAGEDAALYDTVKAIGMELCPALGISIPVGKDSLSMRTKWEDRGVAKEVVAPVSLIISAFAPVQDVRRHLTPQLRRTSDVGESVLIAIDLGRGKHRLGGSILAQVTQQVGDTVPDVDDPEDLKRFFAAIQALNQDGKLLAYHDRSDGGLWATVCEMAFAGHVGVSLNVDMLVLDPNHESDYGDAKDWAKQTSGRREDRTIRALFNEELGAVVQVRASERDAVLAALREHGLSACSHVIGKINERDTIEIYRDAKKIYDAPRTELHRTWSEVSWRIARLRDNPACADAEYDALSDAADPGISPILTFDPAEDVAAPFVGKSARPRVAILREQGVNSHLETAYAFDRAGFDAHDVHMSDLLAGRANLADFAGAVACGGFSYGDTLGAGEGWAKAIRFNAQLADMFAAFFGREDTFALGICNGCQMMSSLASMIPGAEAWPKFTRNKSEKFEARFSLVEVQASPSLFFSGMEGSRIPVAIAHGEGYADFSQQGDASKVAVAMRYVDHRGQATEQYPFNPNGSPNGITSVTTPDGRFTVLMPHTERVHRAVQMSWHPEGWGEGATDASPWLRVFQNARRWLG; encoded by the coding sequence ATGGCCCACTTCTCGTGTTTCCCCGGCGCTTCGGCCCTTTCCGATTTCCGTCAAACCCGCCTGCTCGAAACGCTCACGCGCATCGATCCGAACATTACCGGCGTGCGCGGGCAATATCTGCACTTCGTCAACGCCCAGACGCCGCTCTCGGCTGAAGACAACGCGAAGATCGAAGCGCTGATGCATTACGGCGATCCGCTCGAAGAAACCAAAGAGCGCGACACGGCTGAGACTTTTCTCGTGGTGCCGCGTTTCGGCACGGTGTCGCCGTGGGCCAGCAAGGCAACGGATATCGCGCATCTGTGCGGCCTCACGCAGGTGCGTCGCATCGAGCGCGGCGTCGAATACACGGTCACGCTGAAAAGCGGCCTGCTGGGCGGCAAGAAGGCGCTCTCCGACGAAGCCCGCGCAGCCGTCGCGGCGGCCTTGCATGACCGCATGACCGAAAGCGTGTCGAGCTCGCGCGACCACGCGCTGCATCTGTTCGACGAACTGCCGGCCAAGCCGCTGCAAACCGTCGACATATTGAGCAATGGCCGCGGCGCGCTGGAAACGGCGAACACGGAACTGGGCCTCGCGCTCGCCGACGACGAAATCGACTACCTCGTCGACGCCTTCACGAAGCTCGGCCGCAACCCGACCGACGTCGAACTGATGATGTTCGCGCAGGCCAACAGCGAACACTGCCGCCACAAGATTTTCAACGCGGACTGGACCATCGACGGCGAGAAGCAGGACATCTCGCTTTTCAACATGATCCGCAACACTGAGAAGCTGAATCCGCGAGGCACGATCGTCGCGTATTCGGACAACTCTGCGATCATGGCGGGCGGCATGGCCGAGCGCTGGTTCCCGCGCACGCCTGCGGACCTGGGCCCAAGTGAGTTGCCGGAGCACTACCGCCGCAGCAACGAACTCACGCACACCTTGATGAAGGTGGAAACGCACAATCACCCGACCGCGATCTCGCCGTTCCCGGGCGCCGCGACCGGCGCGGGCGGCGAAATCCGCGACGAAGGCGCAACCGGCCGCGGCGCGCGTCCCAAGGCGGGTCTGGCGGGCTTCACGGTGTCGAACCTGGAACTGCCGGACGGTGTCGAGGCATGGGAAAACGCGCGCGACGCGGCGCAGCCGCTCGCGCAACGCAATCCGGACGACAAGCACGAAGCATACGGCCGGCCCGACCGCATCGCCTCGCCGCTGCAGATCATGATCGACGGCCCGCTCGGCGGCGCCGCGTTTAACAACGAATTCGGCCGACCCAATCTGGGCGGCTATTTCCGCGCCTACGAGCAGAACGTCGCGGGCCTGGTGCGCGGCTATCACAAGCCGATCATGATCGCCGGCGGCATCGGCAATATCTCGGACCAGCACACGCATAAGCACGATCTGCCGGAAGGGTCGCTGCTGATCCAGATCGGCGGCCCGGGCATGCGCATCGGCATGGGCGGCGGCGCCGCGAGCTCCATGGCGACGGGCACCAACACCGCTGAACTCGACTTCGATTCGGTTCAACGGGGTAATCCGGAAATCGAGCGCCGCGCGCAGGAAGTCATCAACGCGTGCTGGCAGCTCGGCGAGAAGAACCCGATTCTGAGCATTCACGACGTGGGCGCGGGTGGTTTGTCGAACGCCTTCCCGGAAGTGGTCGACGGCGCCGGCAAGGGCGCGCGCTTCGATCTGCGCAAAATCCAGCTGGAAGAGAGCGGTTTGTCGCCGCGCGAAATCTGGTCGAACGAAGCGCAAGAACGCTACGTGCTGGCCATCGCACCGGCCGATCTGCCGGCTTTCGCCGCCATGTGCGAGCGCGAGCGCTGCCCGTTCGCGGTGATCGGCACGGCCACCGCCGAGCGTCAGCTCAAGCTGATCGATTCCGAACTGAACGACGACGCCGCGCACCAGCCGGTCGACATGCCGATGGAAGTGCTGCTCGGCAAGGCGCCGCGCATGCATCGCGACGTCAAGCGCGTCGAGCGGAAGCTCGAACCGGTGGATGTAACCGGCCTTGCGCTGTCGGATGTCGCGACTAGCGTGCTGCGTCATCCCACGGTGGCGAGCAAGTCGTTCCTGATCACGATCGGCGACCGTTCGGTGGGCGGCACGACCGCGCGCGATCAGATGGTCGGCCCGTGGCAAGTGCCGGTGGCCGACGTCGCGATCACCACCATGGACTACGCGGGCTTCACCGGCGAAGCCATGACGATGGCCGAGCGCACGCCTTTGGCTGTCATCGACGCGCCGGCTTCGGGCCGCATGGCGGTCGGCGAGGCCGTAACCAACATCGCGGCGGCGCCGATTGCATCGCTCGACAAGCTCAAGCTGTCGGCAAACTGGATGGCCGCATGCGGCGCGGCGGGCGAAGACGCCGCGCTTTACGACACGGTCAAGGCGATCGGCATGGAGTTGTGCCCGGCGCTCGGCATCAGCATTCCGGTCGGCAAGGATTCGCTGTCCATGCGCACCAAGTGGGAAGACCGCGGCGTCGCGAAGGAAGTGGTCGCACCGGTTTCGCTGATCATCTCGGCGTTCGCGCCGGTTCAGGACGTGCGCCGCCACCTCACGCCGCAACTGCGCCGCACGAGCGACGTGGGCGAGTCCGTGCTGATCGCCATCGACCTCGGCCGCGGCAAGCATCGTCTGGGCGGCAGTATCCTCGCGCAGGTTACGCAGCAGGTCGGCGACACGGTGCCGGACGTGGACGATCCTGAAGATCTGAAACGTTTCTTCGCCGCGATCCAGGCGCTGAACCAGGACGGCAAGCTGCTCGCGTATCACGACCGCTCGGACGGCGGCCTGTGGGCGACGGTGTGCGAAATGGCGTTCGCGGGCCACGTGGGTGTGTCGCTGAACGTCGACATGCTGGTGCTCGATCCGAACCACGAATCCGATTACGGCGACGCCAAAGACTGGGCCAAGCAGACCAGCGGCCGCCGTGAAGACCGTACCATCCGCGCGCTCTTCAATGAAGAGCTCGGCGCCGTCGTTCAGGTGCGCGCGTCCGAGCGCGACGCGGTGCTCGCAGCGTTGCGCGAACATGGGCTGTCGGCGTGCTCGCATGTGATCGGCAAGATCAACGAGCGCGACACGATCGAAATCTATCGCGACGCCAAGAAGATTTACGACGCGCCGCGCACCGAACTGCATCGTACGTGGAGCGAAGTGAGCTGGCGTATCGCGCGTCTGCGCGACAACCCCGCTTGCGCCGACGCCGAATACGACGCGCTTTCCGATGCGGCCGATCCCGGCATTTCGCCGATCCTGACGTTCGATCCGGCAGAAGACGTCGCCGCGCCGTTCGTCGGCAAGAGCGCGCGTCCGCGCGTGGCGATCCTGCGTGAGCAGGGCGTCAATTCGCATCTCGAAACCGCGTATGCATTCGACCGCGCCGGCTTCGACGCGCACGACGTGCACATGAGCGATCTGCTGGCCGGCCGCGCCAATCTGGCGGACTTCGCCGGCGCAGTGGCGTGCGGCGGCTTCTCGTACGGCGACACGCTGGGTGCCGGTGAAGGCTGGGCGAAGGCGATCCGCTTCAACGCGCAACTGGCCGACATGTTCGCCGCGTTCTTCGGCCGTGAAGATACGTTTGCGCTCGGCATCTGCAACGGCTGCCAGATGATGAGCAGCCTCGCTTCGATGATTCCGGGCGCCGAAGCGTGGCCGAAGTTCACGCGCAACAAGTCGGAGAAGTTCGAAGCGCGCTTCTCGCTGGTCGAAGTGCAGGCTTCGCCGTCGCTCTTCTTCAGCGGCATGGAAGGCTCGCGCATTCCCGTGGCGATCGCGCACGGCGAAGGTTACGCGGACTTCTCGCAGCAAGGCGATGCGTCGAAGGTCGCGGTGGCGATGCGCTATGTCGATCATCGTGGTCAGGCGACCGAGCAGTATCCGTTCAACCCGAACGGCTCGCCGAACGGCATCACGTCGGTGACGACGCCGGACGGCCGCTTCACTGTGCTGATGCCGCATACCGAGCGCGTGCACCGCGCGGTGCAAATGAGCTGGCATCCGGAAGGTTGGGGCGAAGGCGCCACGGACGCAAGCCCGTGGCTGCGCGTGTTCCAGAACGCGCGTCGCTGGTTGGGGTGA
- a CDS encoding helix-turn-helix domain-containing protein has translation MESNVFISNMTELGDLVRASRLAQRLTRDDVATATGLSPKFITHIEAGKPTAQIGKVLHLLSELGITLRAEVSVDIPADVSTKASHRRRSTHGR, from the coding sequence ATGGAGTCCAACGTTTTCATCAGCAACATGACGGAGTTAGGCGATCTCGTGCGGGCGTCCAGGCTTGCGCAGAGGTTGACGCGCGACGACGTCGCCACCGCCACCGGCCTGTCTCCCAAGTTCATCACGCACATCGAGGCAGGTAAGCCAACGGCGCAGATCGGCAAGGTGCTGCATCTCCTCAGCGAACTGGGCATCACGCTGCGCGCCGAGGTTTCCGTAGACATTCCAGCAGACGTCTCCACCAAGGCATCCCATCGCCGCCGGAGTACCCATGGCCGCTAG